The Littorina saxatilis isolate snail1 unplaced genomic scaffold, US_GU_Lsax_2.0 scaffold_1630, whole genome shotgun sequence genome has a segment encoding these proteins:
- the LOC138955410 gene encoding caveolin-1-like, with the protein MAHLDLVNRDPNNINDHLKVAFEDVLAEPEGAHSMDCVWTNSYRCFNCWKDLCYMISTLCCGLCLAMEWGCEFAGIAFWHVWYITPCMKVLELNCGCLQKLYGMCVHCCMDPCCEACGLLFTAFRKN; encoded by the exons ATGGCACATCTCGATCTAGTCAACCGTGACCCCAATAACATCAATGACCACTTGAAG GTCGCCTTCGAAGATGTCTTGGCGGAACCCGAAGGGGCTCACTCCATGGACTGCGTGTGGACCAACTCCTACAGGTGCTTCAACTGCTGGAAGGACTTGTGCTACATGATCAGCACCCTATGCTGCGGGCTGTGCCTCGCCATGGAATGGGGTTGCGAGTTCGCTGGCATCGCTTTCTGGCACGTCTGGTACATCACTCCTTGCATGAAGGTTCTGGAACTCAACTGTGGCTGTCTGCAGAAGCTGTACGGAATGTGTGTCCACTGCTGTATGGATCCCTGCTGTGAGGCCTGCGGTCTGCTCTTCACTGCTTTCAGGAAAAACTAG